The genome window acaaaataaacatagcgctcaccttctgaagttattcttcattcgtaaatccttcgaattcttcgtcttcggtgtccgaattgaaaagttgcgcaagcgtgggatgcaaaatggccggttccgtctcgtagaagtcatcggagtcagtgtcgctgttgttgtccagtagttctgtgaatcctgccttccggaaagctcggaccacagttgtgaccgaaatatctgcccaggcatttacgatccactggcagatgttggcgtatgtcgtccggcgctgtctgcccgtcttagtgaaggtgtgttcgccttcggagctgtgtgaaaaaagccacccggcctcttcgcgtaaacttcccttaaccactcgctcatcttttcttcatccatccatcccttcgagttagcttttatgatgacgccggctggaaaggtctcttttggcaaggtcttccttttgaatatcaccatgggtggaagttagcatggcaagctagaaccacagtgaaggatgacttctcattccctgtggtgcgaatattcaccgtacgtgctcccgttccacagtgcggttcacaggaatatcagttgctgtgaaatacggtagtaatccgtgtgcggatggagagattgcgtctttttatgaaccggatccttgtcgcttagtaggagccattttgtggtctttacagatgtaaacaggaaatgaaacgtacggtgatatccgcacgttttttcttcttcttccgggggcgggtggttgcttacagtagaagaagaagcgcttcctgttctatgggggcgggtgctttccttggcggttgcttgcgtagaagaagaagcgcttcctgttctaccgggaaaaaagatggcggctgtttaccgaagttgcgagatcgaaactttatgaaaatgaatcgtaataaagcgcaccgggttataaggcgcactgtcagcttttgagaaaatgtgtggtttttaggtgcgccttatagtgcggaaaatacggtaaaataaacattttttttttacatcaactcataagttatgtgaaacttccccaggagcattgttaaaatactttggaggcacagaatcagcccagagccagtccacatcctcaggctcaactgtgagtgatgaatcaggtgaggaaaagactgtcacggtatacatttaatttcttagtataaacattacacttgaagggaaattaatatagtcaaagtatctcattaatatgtgtgcctatatgtatgtatgtatgtatttcatcttaggtccatctccatcctctacagtgctctctcacacacctccaccctctgtgcccactgtcccctccatgtctgaaaccacagctgatttatctagtaagttaactgcaaaacaccctttgtaattgctcattgtactgcagaacattctgagattaataattatgtccaacagtgcaatttaatgaccttataggtccttcttttttagtcattgtctttctttggtcacttcctcagcaacttccaccacaacgtccccttcacaccatggaccatcatcagctccgccagttgacccagctgagtggccttctttcctctcagattcagacaggactgagcaggtgatcagaggaccactgtctattaaggagaacttttcattccccaaacggcatgatggcccaaGTTTTCatgatcattatacctacagacagctagtcaatggagacaaagtcaagcgtagctggctgacttattcaagaagtaaagatgcagtctattgcttttgctgcaaattattttccaaaaagtcctaaaaactggcagccgagggacagctggattgggtcaacataggtgcactgctgaaacagcatgaaaacagtgaagatcattgtagcaacatggtgaaatggaaggaatttcctttgcgtctttcaaaggggaaaactattgagaatttaacttcagtagactgcgctctctttgtacaaagtaaaaattaaatatgaacaattaactaaaaatataaactagtatttaaagactaatatgtacaagactgatgagacaagatgacacttttaccgtaaatgcaaagctttatcacttggactgttcaaccccaggccactcttgtagctgaatgttttctacattttaagattaggaaccatatgtggcactctggacatcattcgttcattcattggtattatttatgttataaactgggccacccccatatctttataaatgacatgtcatttgtaaagacatgccaggctgacaataggatcatgtaaacaacactgccagagccgcaatgagtttatagtaggtgtgtgaatgatcaatcaatattattggcagaaatagagggccccaaaatctaattttgcttagggccccatggaggcttgggccggcactgcgtctgcctcacaatacgaaggtcctgggttcgatcctgcgctcgggatctttctgtgtggagtttgcatgttctccccgtgactgcgtgggttccctccgggtactccggcttcctcccccctccaaagacatgcacctggagataggttgattggcaacactaaattggtcttagtgtgtgaatgtgagtatgaatgttatctgtctaccTCCAAGGAAATCGTTTAGGTGCGTCGCAAACTAATTGGCGAGTGTCAGTTGTCTCCAGTGTCCTGTACAATAAACAGGGAGAGCGGATAGTGTCCTCCATTTGAACAAATGTGTCTCATTATCTACAAAATCACATTCAGCTTCTCCACCCTGGCAGGAGGTTTGCAATCCTCAATAGGCAAAACTAATGAATTCACATTCTTTTTTGTTCCATGaattaatggattagattttatatcgcgcttttctattattagatactcaaagcgctcacagagaagtgggaacccattattcattcacacctggtggtggtaagctacatttgtagccacagctgccctggtgtAGACCGACGGAAGCAAGgcagccagtttgcgcctacggcccctccgaccaccacctaccattcattcatcattcattcaccagtgtgagcggcaccgggggcaagggtgaagtgtcctgcccaaggacacaacggcaacgatttggatgtcaagaggtggggagtgaacctgcaaccctcaagtttctggcacggccgctctacccactatgccatacCGCCCCAATTATAATGAACTATTATAAAACTGCAAAACAGGTGTAATTAATTGAccaaaacaaacctgttctgctcAAACCACATAATAATGGGGCAGATCGAGATGCCAGGCTCTTTATAAAGGCAGGGACAGAGACCAGGACACTAAGAGTTGAGAAAAGCACCAGTCCAAACCCTACCAGCAGACTTTCAGAGCGGTGAGTCATTTCTTCATCTTAAATTCCAGGATAAAGATGATTGTTGAAAAGTGTGGTGTGTATTGTACATGTACAGAGGACCATGGTACTCTTGGACATTAGCCTTGTCCATCAAAAGTTTAGGTACTAAAGGTTTCTGCAGCCTTTAGTTCTTGAATGTTCCTGTAAACCTGTGTGGTTCGTGTTTCCAgcacatttcacagttcaggtagTTTCTACAAGTCAGACTGGAGACGTATGGATAAGTGGTACAGTACATGTCTACCTTGATTCCTTGACTAGATTCTACAGAAAAAGTAAGGCTTTTGTCCACGGAGTCCAACAATCAGAAAGTCGTACCCTCAGTAAATGATACATCCATGCGGGTTTTAcaatttcatttattatttaggttaagaTCTTTTACTATtcaaatgattatttatttattttttttcagattcAGACTTTTTACCTGTATTTAGCGTGGGGGGCATGTCCTTAACTGAAAGGGTGTGGCATCAAGAATAGCGGGGTCcaaatttttcttaaactgtggtTGGCTACTGTTTTTATCTcattaatttttttgtcttgttgtCCCACTATCGTTCCACtaatcagcgttcttcagcacagaGATGCCACACAAAAATTATTGCAACTCAAAAGTTCTTATCATTCTTCCTTCTCTCCTCTGTCAAGTTTCCTGCAATAACAacaggggaaaaaaagatattCCTGCAAAATGTAACGACGGCTATCGTATCCCAATAAAACTTTCAGAAACGCCCCAACTGTGTTCAATCAATCAGCGTTCGTAAGGAACACTGTTCAGTTCTCAGTTTCTATAATTTCCAGTGGGGAGAGATGTAGTTGAGTCTTTGGGGACTACAGAGTTTACGGGACACACAATAGTGAACCATGGCTCTGGTAGAGAAACATGCGGACGTTGGGACAGAGGTGTCCATGGTCTACCTGAGCACTGAACAACAGGACACCATCTTCTGATGGACACCACCTACTGTCTTACAGGAAGTACTTCCTCTTGGACATCACAGGACACAAACGCAACCATGATCAAGATTTTCCTCCTTCTGCTTCTGCTTGTCGGTAAGTCCTCCAACACTAAACCAGACATGACCTACAGAATTGTACACACTGTATTGCAATACATGAAGTACCCCAGTATACACTGATATGTGACTGCATTCCAATCAAACAGGAATAAAAAGTCAAGTTACTGATGATGGTGGCGGCGGCggtggtggcggcggcggcggtggaGGCGGCGGCGGAGGCGGCGgcggaggcggcggcggcggcggcggcggcggcggcggcggcggtggcggcggcggcggcgtagTCGACGGCGTAGAAGAAGGCGGCAGCGGCGGGGAAGTTCTAGCAAACGTCAATGTTTTGTTGGACGAAGGCGTTGAAGTTTGCGTTGGGCTTCGCGATCCCGAAGTAGATGACGACCGCCACATTATTTTCAAGGTTGTTGATGGTGTCGTCAAATTAAGTGTGTCCACCATCCATTAAGCCGTCAAACTCTATTAATTTAGAAAGCGCTCAGCAGTTTATCTGAATTAGAACTGCAGCGATATTAGTTTGACATTTACTTCTGACATCGTGTTCCTGTTCTACCTTTCTAACTGTCATTCTATTAATGACCACTGGGGGCAGTGTGGTTGGGAAGTGGCGATTTATGGTGatgtgggcggtatagctcggttggtagagtggccgtgccagaaacttgagtgttccaggttcgattcccgcttccgccatccgagtcactgccgttgtgtccttggataAGAAAactttgcccacctgctcccagtgccacccacactgctttaaatggaacttagatattgggtttcactatgtaaaagtgctttgagtcacaagagaaaaaggctaaataaatataattcacaattcacttcaTGTGTAGCGTTGTTCCTGAAAAAGATGCTAATTAGATtgggaaaaataaaaattcaaaagAGATTTAAAAAGGATAGGAGGAACAAagcaatactttagtcaattttgtttttgttgaaaAGTCTGGGTTAGTGTTTCCTTCTTTGGAGAATTAAATCTGATAGAAAATCATGAGGTCTTTGTGCTCTCTGTTACTTGTAACTTTTCtctgtcatcaatcaatcaataaaatgaCCTAATCAAACTTCTCTTCtcttaccaatgattgtcacacacacactaggtgtggtgaaatttgtcctctgcatttgacccatccccttgttcaccccctgggaggtgaggggagcgcccgggaatcatttctggtgatttaacccccaattccaacccttgatgctgagtgccaagcagggaggtaatgggtcccatttttatagtctttggtatgactcggccggggtttgaactcacaacctaccgatctcaggaaacGACAACAAAAGCGAGGATGCGGAGCCAGGCTAAAGAAGCAGCGCCACAGACCGGCTCTGACAAATATTCCATTGACCAATGCCACGTCTATGGTCCACAAAACAGACAAGCTGCAGCTACTGCTGACGGATTACAACACTCAGGACTGATGCGGGACATTAATAACAGAAACTTGGCTTCACTTACTCGTCCTGGATGCGTAAGCATAGCTAGCTGGCCGCACCCGGTATCGCTTTGTCAGAACCAGCAACGCCGGTAAGACCAGAGGTGGGGGACTTTGCATCAATGTGCATCATAGCTGGTGTACAGAGAGCAAAATTATAGTCACCAACTGCTCTCCTGGGTCAGAAGCTATGGCTGTTATGTGAAGGCCCTTCCATTTGCTGAGGAATCGAAGAGTCATGCTGTATACATCTGCCTCGATGCTATTTTTAGCATGGCTCTCATCCAGCTCTACTACGTCATAAACAGACTGCAGAAGGCTCATCCTGAAGAAGGTTTAATCACAACTGGGGATTTCATTTGGGCATATCTAAAGAATGTTTTACCCAAGTTAGTGCAGTATGTAGAAGGTCCCACTAGAGGGCAAAACACAGTAGACACGGTGTATTGTAATCTGAAAGAAGCATACGAATCAGTACCCTCCCCACTCGGGCACATCTGATCACATCTCAATGCTCATGGTCCCAGTCTACAAACCCCTCAGACCAGCCATAAGAACCAGAGGATCCTGACCTGAAGCAACATTTGgccagctgcaggactgctttgacAACACTGAGTGAACGGATGTTTGATCACTTTGAGCTGAATGAATACACTGAGACTGTATTGTTCTACATCAAGACCTGCACAGACTATGTCACAGCGGAAAAAGAGATCAAGGTGTTCAACAATAAAAAACCATAGCTGACAGTTGAGGCACAGTAAACCACTGAGAGCTCAAATCTGTGCATGTAGGGCCGATGACCAGTGGCGTCAGAGGAAACTTGAGGAGAGGAATAACAGCAACCAAGAGGGACTACaatcacggcgcgggctcgatcCCGCTCGTCATCTGCAGCAACCACGGAGGTGCTGGCAGCCCGCCAGGACTGCTCCTGCACGCGTTGGCCGcatcacgcccacatgccggcaaggctgtgggcgatcagcaatcagcaCAACTGGGACTGATGAGGACGAGCGGTATAAGGACTAGTGGATCCTGAC of Nerophis lumbriciformis linkage group LG37, RoL_Nlum_v2.1, whole genome shotgun sequence contains these proteins:
- the LOC140677586 gene encoding uncharacterized protein encodes the protein MVMRGSLSQDADGLRTQRAGAEKRKKKKVEEEKKCHDKGALLKYFGGTESAQSQSTSSGSTVSDESGPSPSSTVLSHTPPPSVPTVPSMSETTADLSTTSTTTSPSHHGPSSAPPVDPAEWPSFLSDSDRTEQVIRGPLSIKENFSFPKRHDGPSFHDHYTYRQLVNGDKVKRSWLTYSRKKHADVGTEVSMVYLSTEQQDTIF